One window from the genome of Helicobacter pylori encodes:
- the tnpA gene encoding IS200/IS605 family transposase — translation MRKNHYPLRGYISTNRSKHNLKAHLILVCKYRKKLLQGDLNNFIKSVIDEIATQSHFIIIAMESDIDHLHLMVQYIPRMSISSIIAKIKQITTYRVWRDKRFIPLLQKHFWKEKTFWTDGFFVCSIGEANPETIKAYIENQG, via the coding sequence ATGAGAAAAAACCATTACCCATTAAGGGGGTATATTTCAACCAACCGAAGTAAGCATAATCTAAAAGCCCATTTGATTTTAGTGTGTAAGTATAGAAAAAAGTTGTTGCAAGGGGATTTGAATAACTTTATTAAGTCTGTTATAGATGAGATAGCCACCCAAAGTCATTTCATTATCATTGCGATGGAAAGCGATATAGATCATTTGCACTTAATGGTTCAATATATCCCTAGAATGTCTATTAGCTCCATTATTGCTAAAATCAAACAGATCACCACTTATAGAGTTTGGCGCGATAAAAGATTTATCCCTTTATTGCAAAAACACTTTTGGAAAGAAAAAACTTTTTGGACTGATGGATTTTTTGTTTGCTCTATCGGTGAGGCTAACCCTGAAACGATCAAGGCGTATATAGAAAATCAAGGTTAG
- a CDS encoding RNA-guided endonuclease InsQ/TnpB family protein, giving the protein MLNAIKFRIYPNAQQKELISKHFGCSRVVYNYFLDYRQKQYAKGIKETYFTMQKVLTQIKRQEKYHYLNECNSQSLQMALRQLVSAYDNFFSKRARYPKFKSKKNAKQSFAIPQNIGIKTETQTITLPKFKEGIKAKLHRDLPKDSVIKQAFISCIADQYFCSLSYETKEPIPKPTIIKKAVGLDMGLRTLIVTSDKIEYPHIRFYQKLEKKLKQAQRRLSKKVKGSNNREKQAKKVARLHLACSNTRDDYLHKISNEITNQYDLIGVETLNVKGLMRTYHSKSLANASWGKFLTMLEYKAQRKGKTLLGIDRFFPSSQLCSYCGFNTGKKHESITKFTCPHCNITHHRDYNASVNIRNYALGMLDDRHKIKIDKSRVGIIRTDYAHYTNERIKACGASSNGVISKYGNILDLASYGAMKQEKAQSL; this is encoded by the coding sequence TTGCTTAACGCTATCAAGTTTAGAATTTATCCTAACGCCCAACAAAAAGAATTGATTTCTAAACATTTTGGCTGTTCTAGGGTAGTGTATAACTACTTTTTAGATTACCGACAAAAGCAATATGCAAAAGGCATTAAAGAAACTTACTTCACCATGCAAAAAGTCTTAACCCAAATCAAGCGGCAAGAAAAATACCATTATCTCAATGAATGCAATTCTCAAAGTTTGCAAATGGCGTTAAGACAGCTTGTGAGCGCTTATGATAATTTCTTTAGCAAAAGAGCGAGATACCCTAAATTCAAATCCAAGAAAAACGCTAAACAATCCTTTGCAATCCCCCAAAACATAGGAATCAAAACAGAGACTCAAACCATCACTCTCCCTAAATTCAAAGAGGGCATTAAGGCTAAATTACACAGAGACTTGCCTAAAGATAGCGTTATCAAACAGGCTTTTATTTCTTGCATAGCCGATCAATATTTTTGTTCTCTATCCTATGAAACTAAAGAGCCTATCCCTAAACCTACCATTATTAAAAAAGCGGTAGGTTTAGACATGGGCTTAAGAACGCTCATTGTTACAAGCGATAAAATAGAATACCCACACATTCGCTTTTATCAAAAATTAGAAAAGAAACTCAAACAAGCGCAAAGGAGGTTAAGTAAAAAAGTAAAAGGTTCCAACAATAGGGAAAAACAAGCTAAAAAGGTAGCCAGATTGCATCTAGCTTGTTCAAACACTAGAGATGACTACTTGCATAAAATCAGTAATGAGATAACCAATCAATACGATTTGATAGGGGTAGAAACTTTGAACGTTAAGGGGCTTATGAGAACTTATCATTCTAAAAGCCTTGCTAATGCGAGTTGGGGGAAATTCCTTACTATGCTAGAATACAAAGCCCAAAGAAAAGGGAAAACCCTATTAGGCATAGACAGATTTTTCCCTAGTTCTCAATTGTGTTCTTATTGTGGGTTCAATACAGGCAAAAAACATGAAAGCATCACTAAATTCACTTGTCCTCATTGCAACATCACACACCACAGAGATTACAATGCGAGCGTCAATATCAGAAACTACGCTTTAGGCATGCTAGATGACAGGCATAAAATAAAGATAGATAAAAGTAGGGTAGGGATTATCCGAACTGATTACGCTCATTACACTAATGAGCGCATCAAAGCTTGTGGAGCTTCCTCTAATGGGGTTATTTCTAAATATGGCAACATATTGGATCTAGCTAGTTATGGAGCTATGAAGCAAGAAAAAGCCCAATCGCTTTAG
- a CDS encoding DNA type IV secretion system protein ComB10 gives MNKSLFKKIGLVIGGFGVLMALGLLANKGSNNNNKEEIFQTSESKFPLSDYFFEEVKEEPKKEESPKTTTTPQPTAPTTANVSTNPIITDYSHLNNNLNKQHNTLTHLQQVLQSPPKIKPKPKHTKEQLEFLNTRLKPLEPTKPATKPETEYGVDSFTNLKYKDIGTNEHKLLRTITADRMIPAFLITPINSQIAGKVTAQVESDIFASMGRAVLIPKGSKVIGYYNNDNQIGQYRLNIAWTRIITPQGINIMLTNARGADVKGYNGLVGKYISRNFQRYGIPLLTNTLSNGLLIGITSALANNQNKKGDGNPFFGDYLLMQLTRNTGMGINQVINQMLRQYGAQNPIIIIREGSRVFISPNLDIFIPKPKDGEVLAEFFKEKKPLITTKEEVNNEEEI, from the coding sequence ATGAATAAATCCTTGTTTAAAAAGATAGGCTTAGTTATAGGGGGCTTTGGCGTTTTAATGGCATTAGGACTGCTTGCTAATAAAGGCTCAAACAATAACAATAAAGAAGAAATCTTTCAAACAAGCGAGAGTAAATTCCCCCTAAGTGATTATTTCTTTGAAGAAGTCAAAGAAGAACCTAAAAAAGAAGAAAGCCCCAAAACAACAACCACGCCACAACCTACAGCTCCAACTACTGCTAATGTTTCAACTAATCCTATCATTACAGATTATAGTCATCTTAACAACAATCTAAACAAGCAACATAACACCCTTACGCATTTACAACAAGTTTTACAAAGCCCCCCTAAAATAAAGCCTAAACCAAAACATACTAAAGAGCAATTAGAGTTTTTAAACACACGCCTTAAACCCTTAGAGCCAACTAAACCAGCTACTAAGCCTGAGACGGAATATGGCGTGGATAGTTTTACTAATTTAAAATATAAAGACATTGGCACTAATGAGCATAAGCTCTTAAGAACTATAACCGCTGACAGAATGATACCAGCCTTTTTAATCACGCCTATTAACTCTCAAATTGCTGGAAAAGTAACCGCTCAAGTAGAGAGCGATATTTTTGCCTCTATGGGTAGAGCGGTGCTAATCCCTAAAGGCTCTAAGGTTATAGGCTATTACAACAACGATAATCAAATCGGACAATACCGCTTAAACATTGCTTGGACTAGAATTATCACCCCTCAAGGCATCAATATCATGCTCACTAATGCAAGAGGGGCTGATGTGAAAGGCTATAATGGCTTAGTAGGCAAATACATTAGCCGAAATTTTCAACGCTATGGTATCCCCTTACTCACTAACACGCTTTCTAATGGGCTTTTAATAGGAATTACTTCAGCCTTAGCTAATAACCAAAACAAAAAAGGTGATGGCAACCCTTTTTTTGGGGATTATTTGCTTATGCAACTCACTAGAAACACAGGCATGGGGATTAACCAAGTCATCAATCAAATGCTAAGACAATATGGAGCGCAAAACCCCATTATCATCATTAGAGAGGGGAGCAGAGTGTTTATTAGCCCTAATTTAGACATTTTTATCCCTAAACCAAAAGATGGGGAGGTTCTAGCGGAGTTTTTTAAAGAGAAAAAACCCCTAATCACAACAAAAGAGGAAGTTAACAATGAAGAAGAAATCTAA
- a CDS encoding TrbG/VirB9 family P-type conjugative transfer protein — protein MTRAFRGISFSISLLAPLLAENNIQNYNEPMDYSKGDVSLQPFNNQTNQETQPITNYNTQTNSMQTPIPNHPYSQPTTPIQNNQPNNAQTQTMLNNAKQFTNNALNNTKQTITNTTNYVNNKLSPKPNDVPISAFKDNRDLNNEPNVSNDETKESDENSDSTLKPMTNFNAIQNNFFAKNRSIKDNAHFIHYTIGDTFNIRLRYAMTTTFIFDEPIAQVVLGDDIGFSTKMLGEDKEHLISNILLIKPLQIGVDSNLTIIGKSGKVYSFYVFSTTYTSSKNPALMVYVSSKEYFKHFTSSKKETNKEIKTTHSAPNKDIKVSHAPKKIAKKLPSIKEQNLKSKNPTTTKTAIANAPLSLNRFKSPSYPPSNALANSRKASENFKVISNNTKTFKEHRHSQDEMKYVDYSAKIKDDGKFIRIGDNVNHIYINKKKMEYGYVIIDKKKRKWYCLWMCKKAVKSKYKDDLPTQIFNDEQFTYFKFNRSNARSKFPVVYKVVDGYDNPVNSRVVGDYLIAEDVSNQWNLKLGKAYLCIEKIAKRAK, from the coding sequence ATGACTAGAGCATTTAGGGGAATTAGTTTTTCAATATCACTCTTAGCTCCCTTATTAGCAGAAAATAACATTCAAAATTATAATGAGCCAATGGATTATTCAAAAGGCGATGTTTCCTTACAACCCTTTAATAACCAAACTAACCAAGAAACACAACCTATCACTAACTACAACACACAGACTAACTCTATGCAAACACCTATACCAAATCACCCTTATTCACAACCCACTACACCTATACAAAATAACCAACCAAATAACGCACAAACTCAAACAATGCTAAATAACGCCAAGCAATTCACTAATAACGCTCTTAATAACACTAAGCAAACTATCACTAACACCACTAATTATGTCAATAACAAGCTTAGTCCAAAACCTAATGATGTGCCTATTAGTGCGTTTAAAGACAATAGAGACCTTAATAATGAACCTAATGTATCAAATGATGAAACTAAAGAAAGCGACGAAAATAGCGATAGCACCCTAAAACCCATGACTAATTTTAACGCTATCCAAAACAACTTCTTTGCTAAGAACCGCTCTATCAAAGATAACGCTCATTTTATCCATTACACCATAGGCGATACTTTCAATATTCGCCTAAGATACGCCATGACAACCACTTTTATCTTTGATGAACCCATTGCTCAAGTAGTCTTGGGCGATGATATAGGTTTTTCTACTAAAATGCTAGGCGAAGATAAAGAACATTTGATTTCTAATATTTTGCTCATTAAGCCTTTACAAATTGGAGTGGATAGCAACCTTACTATCATTGGAAAAAGCGGTAAGGTGTATAGCTTTTATGTGTTTTCAACCACTTATACGAGTTCTAAAAACCCAGCCTTAATGGTGTATGTGTCTTCTAAAGAGTATTTTAAACATTTTACTAGCTCCAAAAAAGAAACTAATAAAGAAATTAAAACCACTCATAGCGCCCCAAACAAAGACATTAAAGTAAGCCACGCTCCTAAAAAGATAGCTAAAAAATTACCAAGCATTAAAGAACAAAACCTAAAGTCAAAAAACCCTACTACCACTAAAACAGCAATAGCAAATGCTCCCCTTTCTTTAAATCGTTTCAAATCCCCTAGTTATCCCCCTAGTAACGCTCTAGCTAATTCTAGAAAGGCTTCAGAAAATTTTAAAGTGATTAGTAATAACACTAAAACTTTTAAAGAGCATAGACACAGCCAAGATGAAATGAAATATGTAGATTACTCCGCCAAAATCAAAGATGATGGCAAGTTCATTAGGATTGGGGACAATGTCAATCACATCTATATCAACAAGAAAAAAATGGAATATGGTTATGTCATCATAGATAAGAAAAAACGCAAATGGTATTGCTTATGGATGTGCAAAAAGGCTGTTAAATCTAAATACAAAGATGATTTACCCACTCAAATCTTTAATGATGAGCAATTCACCTATTTTAAGTTCAACCGCTCTAATGCTAGAAGTAAATTCCCTGTGGTTTATAAGGTTGTAGATGGCTATGATAATCCTGTTAATAGCAGAGTGGTGGGCGATTATCTAATCGCTGAAGATGTTTCAAATCAATGGAATTTAAAACTTGGTAAAGCCTATCTTTGCATAGAAAAGATAGCAAAGAGAGCAAAATGA
- a CDS encoding VirB8/TrbF family protein, with translation MSNLQEIREHLKELENSFEIGSFSKEDIKEYAKCFFMGLSMFLVQQKEEQDKENKEKDCHKEALLNQDAKENKEELIKNIQTNIAKNQELEKISFEKWANKIQERVLPELERIVTHKLKDNVMPKLNAQLESFKKDELDLSSVFEIQRKNTQMAYRLAIGGLIGVISLSVALAFLMPLKQIEPYFVDFANSDKHFAVVQKADTKVDYGEAFLRNLVGSYIMGRETINHIDDNIRLNETIREQSSNEVWKTLEQLVSGKGSIYSKSNMDREIKIINISIYKQGKQQNIAVADIVAKVFDKGYLISEKRYRVSLIYHFKPLIQFDYSSMPKNPTGFIVDKYSLSEIASIKALDKTYKKVERPHSKIEYKKPEPTNPQNNPANEPNNKGEQ, from the coding sequence ATGTCTAATTTACAAGAGATAAGAGAGCATTTAAAAGAATTAGAAAATTCCTTTGAGATAGGCTCTTTTTCTAAAGAAGACATCAAAGAATACGCTAAATGCTTTTTTATGGGATTAAGCATGTTTTTAGTCCAACAAAAAGAAGAGCAAGATAAAGAAAATAAAGAAAAAGATTGCCATAAAGAAGCGCTTTTAAATCAAGATGCCAAAGAAAATAAAGAAGAGCTAATTAAAAACATTCAAACAAACATTGCTAAAAACCAAGAGCTAGAAAAAATCTCTTTTGAAAAATGGGCGAATAAAATTCAAGAAAGGGTATTGCCTGAGTTAGAACGCATTGTTACGCACAAGCTTAAAGACAATGTTATGCCGAAATTAAACGCTCAGCTAGAGAGTTTTAAAAAAGATGAATTAGATTTATCTAGCGTGTTTGAAATACAAAGAAAGAACACTCAAATGGCGTATAGACTAGCTATAGGAGGTTTAATAGGAGTTATCTCTTTAAGCGTGGCTCTAGCTTTTTTAATGCCTTTAAAACAGATTGAACCTTATTTTGTGGATTTTGCCAATAGCGATAAACATTTTGCAGTGGTGCAAAAAGCAGACACTAAAGTAGATTATGGCGAGGCGTTTTTAAGAAATCTAGTCGGCTCTTACATTATGGGTAGAGAAACTATCAATCATATTGATGACAATATCCGCTTGAATGAAACCATAAGAGAGCAAAGTTCTAATGAAGTGTGGAAGACTTTAGAGCAGTTAGTATCAGGCAAGGGCAGTATCTATTCTAAGTCCAATATGGATAGAGAAATTAAAATCATCAATATTTCTATCTATAAGCAAGGTAAACAACAAAATATCGCTGTAGCAGATATTGTAGCTAAGGTCTTTGATAAAGGCTATTTAATCTCTGAAAAACGCTACAGAGTGTCTTTAATCTATCATTTTAAGCCCCTTATTCAATTTGATTATAGTTCTATGCCTAAAAACCCTACAGGCTTTATCGTAGATAAATATTCCTTGAGTGAAATCGCAAGCATTAAAGCCCTAGATAAGACTTATAAGAAAGTAGAAAGACCCCATTCTAAAATTGAATACAAAAAACCTGAACCAACTAACCCTCAAAACAACCCAGCTAACGAGCCTAATAATAAGGGAGAACAATGA
- a CDS encoding type IV secretion system protein VirB7 — protein sequence MKKMQYLAFILVAVILNACSNKFIEMKKSPCALNTPIIQEGLYV from the coding sequence ATGAAAAAGATGCAATATCTAGCTTTTATATTAGTGGCTGTGATTTTAAACGCATGCTCAAATAAATTCATAGAGATGAAAAAATCCCCTTGTGCGTTAAATACACCCATAATTCAAGAGGGCTTGTATGTCTAA
- a CDS encoding VirB4 family type IV secretion/conjugal transfer ATPase, with the protein MLENAFKYCKEKAIELLTGFVPKTYSMAEECNILGLYDDTFIITKQENLVAIMSLQGLSYSNLMQKDLEGYFDTRQNVLNTISKDIQLRIVAKRRKEFINQSPNIDNPYAKAIITQFESKEIYKTEYFLVFESITSNVKSFFEKKKLEMTTSINEELEESSKENENNSNETHSNTSSKKDKKNKFKKKTTFSATSKRALLIQTIERVKNALREFKPTLLNSKEVLNFYAEYINGKYIAFNPKLKRLSDSYIASNVHFKKDYFVIEFQNQSTFCACVGIKNYESEEISSLPISTLLHTQIELDLIFHIRSLGQFESLNFLKTKKKLTLSKMVKNDIDDYIELVQANRLSMQECALNLVIRAKSKAKLDKSLKEILSLLNNAGLGSVTETIGLKPSYFSFFPNNANINPRMRNQTSQVIASLILFEKNNTGFRANSWGDMPLSVFKNLDHSPYLFNFHNQEVKHKGVLAHNVARVVGHTMIIGATGAGKTTLISYLMMSALKYSNIDILALDRLNGLYSFTKYFDGIYNQGENFHINPFSLEDSATNRAFLLHFYAQMAKVDSYDDHKDKVEDKTALINAIDTMYRNYNDEVKQAKFSNQELPLPFDLKEFVNAIVKTNTNILDSSFEDYLKSSLFSSRMDSLDFKTRISTINTDSILHNDDDAGLLAYYVFHKMIDRALKINRGFLCFIDEFKSYAQNEMMNKKINEIITQARKANGVIVLALQDINQLTEVRNAQSFIKNMGQLILYPQRNIDTKDLNDKFGIRLSDTEKHFLENTAVNEYKVLLKNMNDGSSNIIDVSLSSLGNYLQIFSSNSSMVEHIENLIKHYPTTWREVFVNNTYQKFDDKKHLETVLA; encoded by the coding sequence ATGCTAGAAAACGCTTTTAAATATTGCAAAGAGAAAGCCATAGAGCTTTTAACAGGTTTTGTGCCAAAAACCTATTCTATGGCAGAGGAATGCAACATTTTAGGCTTGTATGATGATACTTTTATTATCACCAAACAAGAAAATTTAGTCGCTATTATGTCTTTACAAGGACTAAGTTATTCTAATTTAATGCAAAAAGATTTGGAGGGCTATTTTGATACAAGACAAAATGTTCTCAATACCATTAGTAAGGACATTCAATTAAGGATTGTAGCTAAAAGGCGTAAAGAATTTATCAATCAAAGCCCCAACATTGACAACCCTTATGCCAAAGCCATTATCACACAATTTGAAAGCAAGGAAATCTATAAAACAGAATATTTTTTAGTGTTTGAGAGCATTACTTCTAATGTCAAATCTTTCTTTGAGAAAAAGAAATTAGAAATGACTACTTCAATCAATGAAGAATTAGAAGAAAGCTCTAAAGAGAATGAAAATAACTCCAATGAGACCCATTCAAACACAAGCTCTAAAAAAGACAAGAAAAACAAGTTCAAAAAAAAGACAACCTTTAGCGCCACAAGTAAAAGAGCCTTACTCATTCAAACCATAGAAAGAGTGAAAAACGCATTAAGAGAGTTTAAACCCACTCTCTTAAATTCTAAAGAAGTGTTGAATTTCTATGCGGAGTATATCAATGGCAAATACATCGCCTTTAATCCTAAATTAAAGCGACTAAGCGATAGCTATATTGCTAGTAATGTGCATTTTAAAAAAGATTACTTTGTCATTGAATTTCAAAATCAAAGCACCTTTTGTGCGTGTGTGGGTATTAAAAACTATGAGAGTGAAGAAATTTCTTCTCTCCCCATTTCTACCCTTTTACACACGCAAATTGAATTAGATTTAATCTTTCATATCCGTTCATTAGGGCAGTTTGAAAGCTTGAATTTTCTAAAAACCAAGAAAAAACTCACGCTTTCTAAAATGGTGAAAAATGATATTGATGATTATATAGAATTGGTGCAAGCCAATCGTTTGAGTATGCAAGAGTGCGCCTTAAACTTAGTTATAAGAGCTAAGAGCAAAGCCAAATTAGACAAATCTTTAAAAGAGATTTTATCCTTGCTTAATAACGCTGGACTAGGTAGTGTTACAGAAACCATAGGGCTAAAACCCTCTTATTTTTCATTCTTCCCTAATAATGCAAACATTAACCCTAGAATGAGAAATCAAACTTCCCAAGTGATAGCCTCTTTAATCTTGTTTGAAAAAAATAATACAGGTTTTAGGGCAAATTCTTGGGGTGATATGCCTTTATCTGTGTTTAAGAACCTAGACCATAGCCCTTATTTGTTTAACTTCCACAACCAAGAAGTCAAACATAAAGGCGTGTTAGCCCATAATGTTGCACGAGTGGTAGGGCATACGATGATTATAGGAGCAACAGGAGCTGGTAAAACCACGCTCATTAGCTATTTAATGATGAGCGCTTTAAAATACTCTAACATTGATATTCTAGCTCTTGATAGATTAAATGGTTTGTATTCTTTTACCAAGTATTTTGATGGGATTTATAATCAAGGCGAAAACTTTCATATCAACCCTTTTTCATTAGAAGATAGCGCAACTAATAGAGCCTTTTTATTGCATTTTTATGCCCAAATGGCAAAAGTGGATAGCTATGATGACCATAAAGATAAAGTAGAAGATAAAACAGCCCTAATAAATGCTATTGATACTATGTATAGAAATTATAACGATGAAGTCAAACAAGCCAAATTTAGCAACCAAGAATTACCCCTTCCTTTTGATTTAAAAGAGTTTGTCAATGCCATTGTTAAAACCAATACAAACATTTTAGATAGTAGTTTTGAAGACTATTTAAAATCTTCCTTATTTTCTAGCCGAATGGATAGCCTAGATTTTAAAACTCGCATTAGCACCATAAATACCGATAGCATTTTACATAATGATGATGACGCTGGGCTTTTAGCCTACTATGTGTTTCATAAGATGATTGATAGAGCCTTGAAAATCAATCGTGGTTTTTTATGCTTTATTGATGAGTTTAAATCTTACGCACAAAATGAAATGATGAATAAAAAAATCAATGAAATCATTACTCAAGCCAGAAAGGCTAATGGAGTGATTGTTCTAGCCTTACAAGACATTAACCAGCTAACTGAAGTGAGAAACGCTCAAAGCTTTATTAAAAATATGGGGCAGTTGATTTTGTATCCCCAAAGAAATATTGATACCAAAGATTTAAACGATAAATTTGGCATTAGACTGAGCGATACTGAAAAGCATTTTTTAGAAAACACCGCCGTTAATGAATACAAAGTCTTACTCAAAAACATGAATGATGGCTCATCTAATATTATAGATGTGAGCCTTAGCTCTTTGGGTAATTACTTACAAATCTTTAGCTCTAATTCTAGCATGGTAGAACACATTGAAAATCTCATTAAGCATTACCCTACTACTTGGAGAGAAGTCTTTGTCAATAACACCTATCAAAAATTTGATGATAAAAAACACTTAGAAACGGTGCTTGCCTAA
- a CDS encoding TrbC/VirB2 family protein, translated as MKKLRHFRKLIAFLGFSPLLLQADITTFFNSIEQQLQSPTGKGILMIIFIAIGIFVWKNLDRWKEILLTILGVVLGTLIFFKAPALAQWFMTSVGN; from the coding sequence ATGAAAAAATTAAGACATTTTAGAAAGCTTATCGCCTTTTTAGGTTTTTCACCACTTTTATTACAAGCGGATATAACTACCTTTTTTAATAGCATTGAGCAACAACTCCAAAGCCCTACAGGTAAGGGCATTTTAATGATCATATTCATTGCTATTGGTATTTTTGTGTGGAAAAACTTAGATAGATGGAAAGAAATCTTATTAACTATTTTAGGAGTTGTTTTAGGAACGCTGATATTTTTTAAAGCCCCAGCCTTAGCTCAATGGTTTATGACTAGTGTTGGTAACTAA
- a CDS encoding integrase — protein MAKTLKPNLDKDELNTLYKANLSYAKNTHEHFFKTKKDLDYKLFNPSIMHEQGCISFVGGQGAKRLLDMLYKLAFNAKSNKIALDRHYAKTFLQIVARTLRKNVNILEEQGLIEVIKNKQRYLYVYLKDYRELEGYNSVGANKKSNIPSPFFLQIMRFLEKFAKAIKRVTINKKECITHIPSQELMQRANNVVLKFTPISNPNTTYTLTYKDLTNKDIPSNLCFYQTAIVKKNLLKALKDRECVGEPINNSSKVSNYFQESA, from the coding sequence ATGGCAAAAACTTTAAAACCTAATTTAGATAAAGATGAGTTAAACACGCTTTATAAGGCAAATCTTTCTTATGCTAAAAACACGCATGAGCATTTTTTCAAAACTAAAAAAGACTTAGACTACAAATTATTTAATCCTAGCATTATGCATGAACAAGGCTGTATAAGTTTTGTTGGCGGACAAGGGGCTAAGCGATTACTAGATATGCTCTACAAACTCGCATTTAATGCTAAGTCCAATAAAATTGCTCTAGATAGACATTACGCCAAAACATTTTTACAAATTGTGGCAAGAACCTTAAGAAAGAATGTCAATATATTAGAAGAGCAGGGCTTAATTGAAGTCATTAAGAACAAACAAAGATACTTGTATGTGTATCTCAAGGACTACAGAGAATTAGAGGGCTACAACTCAGTAGGAGCGAATAAAAAGAGCAATATCCCATCGCCCTTTTTCTTACAGATTATGCGTTTCTTAGAAAAGTTTGCTAAAGCAATTAAGAGAGTAACAATCAACAAAAAAGAATGCATTACGCACATTCCTAGCCAAGAGCTTATGCAAAGAGCTAACAATGTGGTTTTAAAATTCACGCCTATTTCTAATCCTAACACCACTTACACTCTAACTTACAAAGACTTAACAAACAAAGATATTCCAAGCAATTTGTGTTTTTATCAAACAGCCATTGTGAAGAAAAATCTCTTAAAAGCCTTAAAAGACAGAGAGTGTGTGGGTGAACCCATTAACAACTCATCCAAAGTTTCAAATTACTTTCAAGAGAGCGCTTAA
- a CDS encoding P-type conjugative transfer protein TrbL, producing the protein MAAPLLALPFLSNPLVLGALAVIGVGAYLYSNKQDSLIVQADGLYSEILGFFISFSSKILKGIGEPLANVIQPFGMVLGVLLILLYSFKRYQNNDLFEIKTFLTLFVFVGYLSLYHYAFKSDGSSSGNARSSFAFQNHVTEIFDTPANLLNAGISNVVKEYQTNSVREHKNIDTHHSITNANISFHVRQILTSLNKLYEDFKNNNGLSLKSLITAVLLLVILGLEFFLLFKVFCYVFVTYLEKIIYLSLVIFMLPLGFFQQTRGFLVSYVKKIISLTFYMPLLLLLVLFNSFALQYAIKVGGSNEIVAKFGIIVAIGISLTFIQKVPEMINAIFGTQGGLTDAKSFIYQGVQMASAGAGAIAGSLKSVGRSAFGRTLEAYKDAKSTINSTTANMRDMPGHPGVRVGVETIELPKSHRASK; encoded by the coding sequence ATGGCTGCTCCACTACTTGCTCTGCCCTTTCTTTCTAACCCTTTAGTGCTTGGTGCTTTAGCTGTCATAGGAGTGGGTGCTTACTTGTATTCCAATAAGCAAGATTCTTTAATTGTGCAAGCAGATGGGCTTTATAGTGAAATTCTTGGGTTTTTTATTTCGTTTTCTAGCAAGATCTTGAAAGGAATTGGTGAGCCTTTAGCCAATGTTATCCAACCTTTTGGTATGGTTTTAGGAGTGCTTTTAATCCTTTTGTATTCCTTTAAACGCTATCAAAACAATGATTTATTTGAAATCAAGACCTTTTTAACGCTTTTTGTGTTTGTAGGATACCTTTCTTTGTACCATTATGCTTTTAAGTCTGATGGTTCTAGTAGCGGTAATGCCCGCTCCAGTTTTGCCTTTCAAAATCATGTAACAGAAATTTTTGACACGCCTGCTAACTTGCTAAATGCTGGGATTTCTAATGTGGTTAAGGAATATCAAACAAATAGTGTAAGAGAACACAAGAATATAGACACGCACCACAGCATCACTAACGCTAATATTTCATTCCATGTCAGACAAATTTTGACGAGTTTGAATAAACTATATGAAGACTTCAAAAATAATAATGGACTATCGCTAAAATCCCTTATTACAGCTGTTTTGTTATTAGTTATTTTAGGATTAGAATTTTTTTTGTTATTCAAAGTTTTCTGTTATGTTTTTGTGACTTATTTAGAAAAAATTATTTACTTGTCTTTGGTTATTTTCATGCTACCGCTAGGGTTTTTTCAGCAGACTAGAGGTTTTTTAGTGTCTTATGTGAAAAAAATTATTTCATTGACTTTTTACATGCCTTTGTTGTTGTTATTGGTGTTATTCAACTCTTTTGCATTGCAATACGCAATCAAAGTGGGAGGGAGCAATGAAATAGTGGCTAAATTTGGCATTATTGTAGCAATAGGAATTTCACTGACATTTATTCAAAAAGTCCCCGAAATGATTAACGCTATCTTTGGCACACAAGGTGGTCTAACGGATGCTAAAAGCTTCATATATCAAGGTGTGCAAATGGCTAGTGCTGGAGCTGGAGCCATAGCTGGAAGCCTTAAGAGTGTGGGTCGTTCAGCGTTTGGTAGAACGCTAGAAGCTTATAAAGACGCAAAATCTACGATAAACAGCACTACGGCTAACATGAGAGACATGCCAGGACATCCTGGTGTTAGAGTGGGTGTGGAGACGATTGAACTTCCCAAGTCTCATAGAGCTAGCAAATGA